CATTGATTGTTAGTTTGATACCAAAAGGTTGTTCTTGACAGAATACAGTTTGTAAAGGTTGTTTTATTTCAAAACTTAAGCCTGACTGACATTCTATATTTAGGCTAACAGAACGACGTTTCAAGGTTAAATCTGCTAAATTAGGATTTGTAATCAAAGCTGTATAAATTCCTCTATCCGTATTTTGGACTTGATTTAATGTGAAATTTTGAAGTGTAGAAATAGGATTTCCATCTTTCAACCATTGATATATATTTCCGTTTCCTTGTGTTTGAATGGTAAAGAAAACAGAAGAATTGGGAAGAGCTAAAATATCCATTTCCTCATTAATAGGAGCTTGAGGCGCATAATCAAATACATTAAAGTTAGAGTTTGCAAAAGGTAATAAATCATCAAATTCTAATTCATTCTCAGCTACTCTTAATTCTTTCAAATTATTGAGTTGTAACAAGCCTATATCAAGTGAATTTAGATTATTTATATTTATCTCAAAAGTTACTAAAGAATTGAGATTTTCTATTCCTGTAGGAAGAACACTAATAAAATTTTGATTAGCATAAAGCTGAATTAGTTTTGCAAGATTTGTAATTGAATTTGGTAATTCTTTAAGGTCATTATCACTTATATTCAAGACCAAAAGTTCACTCAAATTTCCTATTGTCTCTGGAATTGCAGCAAAATTATTTTCGTTGAGGTATAAGTTTCTCACTTTTGCTAAACTTCCAATTTCGTCAGGCAATTCATCCAAATTATTTCTTGACAACCAAAGAGCTTGAAGATTTATTAGATTACCAAAAGAAGCAGGAACAGCACCTTCAAAGTTGTTTTTATCTAAGTCTAAATAAGTCAGTGTTGTCATATTTCCAATAGTTGAAGGTATTTGTCCCTCTAAATCGTTATCAAAAAAGCTCAAATAACGAAGTTCTGAAAATAATTCAGCATCAAAAACATCAGGCAATGTTCCTATCATATTACGAGAAGACAAATCAAGTTCAGTCAGTTTATTTCCTGAAAGTGTTACGCCTTCCCATGTAGCGACAGGGTTTGTCAAATTCCATTTTCTATTCCAAGTTGTGTTTCCACCTGTTTCATTAAAAATGGCTACTAAGGCAAGTGAATCAGTTTCATTTAAAAATCCTTCAACAATTAGTTTAATTGAATGACGTTCTAAAGTAAGCTGATTAGATACTGAATTTTTTATTGTACAAAAATATACTCCTGCATCTGAAGGAATTGCATTTGTGATGGTAAATGTTTCAGCGTTTGCTCCATTTATAGGGGTTTGGTCTTTATACCATTGATAAAAAGTAAAATCTCCTTCTGTAGCAGAATTGAAAGTAATAGACTCTCCTTCTGAAATAATTTCTGTAGTAGGAGAATAAATTTTGGCTTGTGGCGAATAGGTGAAATTTGGAATCTGACCAACAAAGTTTTCTGATGAACCAAAACTAAGTCTATTTCCTTGTATTTTGAGAGAAAAACTAGGAGCATTGATTTGAGATAAACCAAGAATAGAAGTTGGAAGTGTTCCTACCAAATTATTATTTGATAAATCAATTGAAATTATTTGTCCACAACCTATTTCTATACCATTCCAAGTAGAAACTGGCGTAGTCAAATCCCAACTAGTAACCCAATTTTGTCCACCTGTTTGATTATAAATATCTACCAAAATAAGTGAATCAGAAGGAGAAACAAAGAATTGCTCTATAATCGTAACTACTTGCTCATCAGTTGCTGTATTTCCTGCCGAATCTATGGCAGTCCAAATTACAGTTGTTTCTCCAAGAGGAAATAATGCAGGTGCATCATTGAAAATTCTAACCAAACAGTTATCCGAAACGATAGGGTTTCCAATATCTAATCCTGTGCTATCAGCCGTACAAGTATATAAATCGGCATTTATTGAGATAGAAGAAGGAGCTTCAATACTAGGAATTTTGTTATCTACTACTGTAATAGTAAATGTATTTGGACTTGCTGTATTTCCATTTTCATCGCTTGCTGTCCAAGTAATAGTTGTGATTCCTGTATTAAATTCAACATTTTCTAATGAATTTAGACTACCCAATGTAGCACCGCTCAATAAATAATTATAGGCAGAAACTCTACAGTTATCGCTTGCTGTTCCATTCGGAATTTGCTGTGTCGTAGATGTAGTTTGATTAGTATAGAAACAATCTGTTGGATTAGTATTTCTAGTGAAGTCTTGCATAGCTACCAAGCTAGGTGCTTGTGTATCGTTTATGCCTTCTGCTTGAATGTTAAAGTTATAAGGGTTTTCATCAATGTCATTATTCTCTATATTAACGAGAGCTATTTGACTTCCTGTAACTGAAGGATTAAAAACTACATCAAAAGAGTAGCTTTGGGTAGGAGCAAGAACAATAGGGTTAGAAGGAAAATCAGTAGGCAAATTAGATAATGTAAAGTCTCCAGTAGAAGTATTTAAAGTTATATTATCTATCGTTAAATCCGTTGAACCAATACTCTCAATAGTATAGGTACGAGTAGAAGAAGCACTTCCACAAGTTAGGGTAGTAGGGAAAATAGTATGGTCGCTTGGGTCTGGTGTAATATCTCCATCTGCGATGGTAGTTCCGTTTCCTGTTAGATTTATTTCTTGTCCTACTACTCCCTGTCCTTGTATGTCAAAACTATATGTTCCGTCTTCACAGTCATTACTACTTATTACTATAGTATTGGTGTATGAATCTATGGTAAGTGGGGTAAATCTAACATCAAAAGTTTGGGAACTTCCTGCTGAAATAGTAAAAGGAGAAATAACATCTGTTTCAAAACCCAAAACTGTGTTTAGAAAGCCAATAGAAGAAATATTCAAATCTTCTGTTCCTGTATTTTGAATGTTATAAGTTACTGTTTTTGTAGAAGAAATCCCTACATCTCCAAAGTCTGTATCATCACTTGGACTAGGAGTAACATCATTATTTGAGATTGTGATATTATTACCTTGTACATTTATTTCGACAGGGTCAATGACAGTTACTGTGAAAGTATTAGAAGGATCATTATTTATATTTGTTCCATCACTTACTGTATAGATTACAGTTGTTACTCCTAGATTAAATACTTGGTTAGTTAAATCATTTACTGTTTGTCCATTAATAAAATAATTATAAATAAGTGTTCCGTTACAATTATCTGTTGCTGATACATTTTGAATTGGACTAGAAGCAATATCATTATCAAATGTACAACTAGATGTATTTACACTTACAGTTTGGTTTGCTGGATTAATTACAGTAGGTACTTCTGTGTCATCTAACCCTTCTGCTATTACTTGAAAAGTATAAGGTTCTTCATCAGGGTCATTAGTGCTTATCTGTATCATTGCCGTTTGTGTACCTATATTTTCTGGGTCAAATGTTACTACAAAAGTTGCCTCACTTCCACTTATAATGGAAGATATAGAAGAAGTTACTGCAAACTGTATATTATCTGTTGTTATACTACTAATTGTCAAATCTGCATTTCCATCATTTCGTATTACAAATGTTTTATCAAGGGAATTATTGCTACATTCTTCTACACTTCCAAAATCTGTATTTCCTCCACTCATAGCACTACTGCCATTTATTACTTCTGTATCAGAGTCTTGCTCTTTTACAAAAATATCTGGTTTTAGTCCTGTACCTTGAATATCAAATGTGTAAGAAGGCGTTTCACAATTATCTGTATTTATGATAACAGTCGCATTACGAGTTCCAAAGTTGGTAGGTGTGAAAGTAATTATAAAATCTTCACTATCAGAATTAGCTATAGAGGTAGGAGTAGAACTTATTGCAAAATCTCCTGCATTTGTTCCACTAATAGCAATAGAAGTAATATTTAATGGTGTGCCTCCATCATTAATAATAGTATATGTTTTTGCTAAATTAGTAGAAATACTTCCAAAGTCTGTATCATCGGTAGTAGAAGGTGAAGTATCTCCATTTACTATATCTGTACTATTTCCTTGTACATTTATTTCTGAATAATTAGGAATATATTTTTTGAGTGTTCCTGTATTATCTATATTATCTTGATAGGCAATATGTAAAACTCCATTTGTATTAAAATCAATTACAGGAGAGCTAGTTGATGTTCCTGTGTTAATAGCAAGGTTTGTCCAGTCTGAGCCATTATATTTTTTTACACGAACATCATTTGTAGAACCTACATTTTCTATAAGAGTTAAATAGGGGGTTGCTTCTAAATCTACTAGCAGATTTCCGACAATAGAATTTAAAGTAGGTAAAGAAGAACCAATTTCAATCCATACTCCTTCATAAAATGCCACTTTTGTAGCTCCTGATTCATTGTAAGCTACATAAATATAGTTGTTTTTATCAATACTTATACTTTGCATGGTTGATGTTTGTGAAGAAAAACCTGGACTTCCTATGTATCCCCAACCTCCATCTCCATTGTATTCTCTTACAGAAGTTTTTAATCCATTATTGAAATCTCTAAATGCAATAACAGGGTTTCCATTATTATTTATAGCTAGACTAATAAAATTTGCTTGTCCATCCGAAGCATCTCCACCTATATTTTCCCACTGTTGGTCATCATATTTAACTACTTGTGCTTTTATGCTATTATCTTGATAGGCTAGGAATAAATCTTCTTCTTTGTCTAATGCAAGTTGTAACGAACTAGAACTAGAGCTAATAAAAGCACCTCCATCACTTATATTTGTCCAAGTAGTTCCATCAAATTCCATTACAATTACTTCTGCTACAGAATTATTATAAGCCACATAAATAGTTCCCTCTCTAGTGATAACCATACTTTGATTAATAGCAATATCAGAAGAAATTTCTGTTCCTGCTACGTCTAGCCAGTTAGTGCCATTGTATTTTCTGACACTTGTTGTTCCACTTGCATTTTGAAAAGCTACATAGGGACTTCCATCTTGTGCTATTTTCAAGTCATAAAAAGGAGTAGTGCTAGTAGAAAAACTCTGTTCTGCTTCTATCCAGTCGTAATTGGGATAAGTACCTGTGTTTCCTGTTCCTTGTACTTGGAACATAAAAGGATTTGTATCTTCATCATTACTATAAATAGCTACTGTAGCTCTTTGTTGAGCTGCTTCAGTAGGTGTGTAAGAAATTGTGAATGTTGCCTGTGCCACACCATCAATAACAGATATAGTAGGCTGACTTGTAACTTCAAAGTAAGTATCTCCAGATATTTCTACATTTCCACTTAACTCAAGAGCTGAGCCTCTAATATTTTCTATTGTAAATGTTTTTGTAATTGTATTACATCTATTTATTGTTCCAAAATCTACTGTTGATGAGCCACTTGAAATAATACCTACATCATCAGAAATTCTTATTTGTGGAGTAGCTATTGCTTTTATATTGAAGGAATAAGTGTTAGTTATTCCTCCGTCATTGCTTTCTATGGTTACAATAGCTGTTTGCTCTCCATAATTTCCGTTAATAGGGGTAAACTCTATATCTAGAGACAGAAAATTGCTACAACTAGCAAGAATATCTATGGGAGGAGTAGATATAGTGGGAGAAGTAAGAATAAACTGCCCTGTTCCTCCATCATTAATAGTAATATTATTAATAGTTAAATCATTTACACCCAAATTTTGAATAGTATAATATCCAAATGCTATTCCATTTACTGTCCCAAAATCTGTATAGCTTTCTTCAATAGGCGTATTTCCCTCTGGTATATACAGACTATTACCTGAAAGAAATAATTTAGGGCTACTGTTAGGAGTTATTCCAGTTATGATAGAATTTCCTGTTACCCAGTTTGAGGTTGTTCCACTTAATGCAAAGTTAGTTAATATTCCTTCTCTATTATTAGCCGAGTAATCTATAAGATTATCTACTGCTGGTGTTATGCTGTTATCTCCTTCTGGTGTTCCTTGATTAAAAGTATAATATGCTATTAAGAAAGATTCTGAAAGAGGATCAATCTCATTATTTATGTTAGAATAAATAGCATCACAAGAGCGTGATATATCCCAAATGCGTAGTTCATCTAATTCTCCTTCAAATGAATCTAAAGGATCAACAGCAGAATCATCTTTTCCTAAAAAAAATGTATTTGAAGTTTGTACAAAATCATTAAATGTAATTTCTCTATCAGATTGTGGGATTCCATCTACCCAAAGGGTAAATTCATAGACTGAAGAGCCTTTTTTTGTAATTGATATATGATGCCAATTGCCATCTGCAATAACATTATTACTTTCTATGAAATAAGAGCCTTCTCCATCAATTTCCATAGCAAGACCTAACTTTCCCTCATCAGTAGTATGTATATTAAATACTCCTTCTTTAGACATAATAGTCTGTTCTGTACCACTTGTTTTTACCCAAAACTCAATTGTAAGAAAACTACTAAAAGCTGTAGGGATAGAGAAATCACTATGCATCTCTACAAAATCATCTGTTCCATCAAAATTTAAGGCATTACTTTGAGCTGTTAGATTGTTTGATATAAATAGAACAAACAAAAAAAGTAAGAGAATAATTTTTTTCATAGAAGTAAATGGATAAATAGTGGTAACTTGTTGATTATGAGTGTTTATATTTTTCAGATTTAACTAAAAATTAGTACGCAAAGATACAAATTTTTAGCTTAAAAAATAGGATGCACATTGTTATAAAAATGCCTTTAGAAGAATAAAATTAGATTTTAGAATTAAAAAATGAGGTTTTGTGGAGCTTTATGAATTTAGTTACAATTAAAGTTATTGTTGAGCACACCGACAAGAGCTGTTCATGTGTATTTGTACTTTTTTTTGTTTCTACTAATGATAAAAGCACTTTTTATATTTTGAAACTAAAATCATATAGAAGCGATTTTTTTTATAAAAAAACTCCTTCACTAATTTTTAGTAAAGGAGTTTTTGAATGAATTTTTATCTAACTATTTTTATTCAACAATAATCTGTTTTGAATAGGTAGCTCCATTTTGATTGAAATGAATAAGATACATTCCTTTTGCTTGGTTGTTTAGATTCATTTTAAAATCTTGCTTTCCTTTTTCAAAAGTCTGTGTCTTTATTTTTCTACCAATTCCATCAAAGATAGTTACTTCAATGTTTTTGGTAAGAGTTATGCCAAAATGTATGTTGAATGTTCCATTATTTGGGTTAGGATAAACACTAAAATTGTCTGAGAGACTATCTATATAAGTATACTTTTTTGCTGTTTTATTAGCGATTCTACCTGTTGGAGAGTCACAAAAAGATACTGCATAACTTCCTGCATTTCCATTTCCAGTATGAATAGCAACATCAGCAATAAGTATTTCATTAGGGTCTGCATTCTCTTGATAAACTTCTACTTGATTATGGAAATATTTCACAACATTTCCAATACGTTCTACACGTAATTTATCTCCCTTTTCATAATTAACAACTACACCTGAAGAAGGTGTGTAACCTGCAACTGCGCTTCCATGAGATAATAAATACCATCTGTATTTAATAGAAGTATAGTAAGGATTTGTATTAGCTGGAGTTAATCCAAACATATAATTTGTATTTTCAGAAGCTGTATTGACTACAAAACCATCTTGATTAGCTAATAAAGTATTGGTGGTATGAATACCTGAAGACCAAGCATTAGTAGAACTTGTTTTTACTACTTCTGAACCACTATTAGTTGCTTCTGCTTCTATTTCAAAATCAATGACGTAGCTCAAAAGAACTAGTTTTTCCATACTACTAAATGAGCCATTTGCTGTTACAGTATAATAACCTAATGGTTGATTACTAAGTGTATTTGTTGTGCTAACAATAACATCATCTGAATTTTTCCATATATATGAGGTTGTAAAATTTCCTCCTGTTAAACTTATTGTTGCAGAACCTACAGAAACACCACAATCTACTAAGGGAGCTGAAATACTTACATCTAAAGCACAATTGATAAATAAAACTGCTGGTAGGGTTGTCCCTGTTGTTTGTAAAGAAACATCTACTAACAAATCATCTGTAAGTACATTTGTACTTGTACGAAAGATTACACCGTTTTTGCTGTATTGTATAGTTGTGCCTACTCGCTCTATTTTGAATCCATCTCTTGCTTGATAGTTTCCAAAAGAACCTCTATTAATTCCTTTTTCAAACACATATACTGTACCTGTGGCAGTTAGATAAATAGCATAATCTATAGAGTTAAAACCTGTTCCACTCTCTTTTTTAGACAAACCAATGGCAGAATTAATAAGATTGTCTACTTTGAAAACAATGCCACCATTACCAATTACTTTTTTGGTAGAATTTGCACTTGTATTCCAACCTGAGCTAGTATGATCTAATTGTCCATTGGCGTTTAATGTTAAGTTGCTTAGGTTTGTCCAAGTTAAAGGTGCACCAATTAGATAAGAAGAATAAGAGACAATTCCATTTTTAGTTAATTCTAATTGATAAGTGCCTGCATTTAGTCCAGTAATATCTTGTGTCGTTTCACCATTTGACCATAAATAAGTTGCGCCTGTTGCTGTAATATTGATATCACCTGCACTTCCTGCATTTGTACAATCAATTCCTGTGACTGTTGCTGTATAAGTTGGATTTCCACCTGTTGAACCACAAAAGGATGCTTGTACTTGTCCTGTATTTCCTGAATAAATGGCAACATCAGCTATCAAAACTTCATTTGTATTGATAGGGTACTGATGAACCACAATGCCATTTTTATAAAATTTCATTGTACTTCCTTCTCTAGCAACACTAAATACATCTCCTTTTTGGTAAGCTATGGCTGCTCCTCTTTGTCCATTATAACTTGGAATGGCATCAGAATTTCCTACAAAATACCATGCATAATCAATAGAAGTATAACTGGCAATTGCATTTGGTCTAGCCAAACCAATCATATAAGAACCTGTATTGGTAGTGATTGTATTACTGACCCAACCATCTACTCCATTAGCAAGTTGTTGTGTAGAAGCAGAGGTTGTACCACTTGTCCATCCTGTAGCATTTGTTTTGGTTAAGACATTTCCTGATACACTTACATTTGCTTGATTTTCAAAATCAATTTGATAGCCAATAGCTACATGTTTAGTACGTGTTCCGTAATCTGTTCCTGTTATTGTAACTGAATAAATACCTGTATTTTTATTTGAGATATTTGCAGTCGTTTCTCCACTTGACCAAAGATAAGTAGTAGGAAGAGTTTCTCCTAGTAAAGCAGTTGTAGCTGCTCCCAAACCATCAGTAGGACAATTGTTAGATGTAAAAGAACTAATTTCCAAAGTAATAGGACAACTTGTAAACTGAATTTGAGGAATTTTACCACTTTCTGTATACATCGTTACATCAGCCATTAACTCTCCTGCTACTGCATCATTAATGGTACGGAAAGGAGTTCCATTTTTAGAATATTGAATCATTGTTCCTAATCGTTCTATTCTAAGAATATCTCCATTTTGGTAAGTACCAAAACCTCCACGAAGTATTCCTTTTTCATAAACAGCTATACCACCTGCATTTGTTAAATAAAGAGCATAACGAATACTAGTAAATCCAACAGCTCCTTGATAATAAGAAAGACCAACCATATAAGCTGTATTATTTTCTTCTGCTGTAAATATAATTCCTCCGTCTGTAATTATCTTTTCTTCTGAAAAAGCTTTACTTGTCCACCCATTAGTAGCTGTAGATTTGGTAAGTTTCTCTTCTGTATCAACAGAAAAATCAGTCAAGTTTATCCAGTTCAGGTCATAACCTACTTCATAAGTACCTGTATAGGTAGCTGTTCCATCAGTAATTGTAACAGTATATTCGCCTACTGACAAATTAAATATATCTTGTGTAGTTGCTCCTGTACTCCATAGATAAGTAGGGCTTCCACTTCCTCCAGTTACTGTTAAGTCAATTATACCTGTAGAACCTCCTGCACAGCTTACTGGGGTAATAGCAGCTGTGAAAGTAGGAGGAGTAACACTCGTTCCTTGCACTGCAAAATCATAAACTGCTTCATCAGTATCATCATTATTGATAGTAATAGTAGCATTTCTAGTTCCTAAAGCAGAAGGCGCAAAAGTAATATCAAAGGTAATATTATTTCCTGCTGTAATAAGAGTATTAGGAGTAAAGCTACTCACTACAAATTCAGTGTTATTTATACCACTTACACCAATAGAAGAAATAGTTAAGTCTGCATTTCCTGTATTTTGGATAGTGTATGTTTTTATTACAGAGCTGCCATTTGACACAGTACCAAAATCAGTATTATTATTTACATCTGTAGAAGTTGTTCCACTTATGATATTATTTCCATTTCCTACTAGATTGATTTCTGGTGTAGCCATAACAAAACGCTTTACAGTAGTTCTACCTCCGTTTTCTATATCATAATATGCAACATAAGGTTCACCTAAAATAGGATGAAAAGCCAAACTTTGGTAACTAGATCGTCCGTCTGAAAAGCCTCTAATATTTCCTATAGCTTGCCAATTTGTGCCATCAAATCGTATTAATGCAGTTTTTTGTCCATTTCCGTTATTTCCTCCATCACTATAAGCAACATAGGGTTCATTCGAAATAGGATGAAAAGCTAAACTTTGATTTCTTGAATAATTTGCTACAAATGCTACATTTCCTACTGCTTGCCAGTTTGTACCATCAAAACGCATTATAGCAGTTCTTTGATTGTTTCCACTACTATAAGCTACATAAGGTTCATTCGAAATAGGATGAAAAGCTAAGCTTTCATAGTCTGCTCTTTCTGCTGAAAACCCAGCAGTCCCTACTAGTTGCCAGTTTGTACCATCAAAATGCATTACAGTAATTTTACTTCCATTTCCTCCATCTTTATAAGCCACATAAGGTTGATTTGAAGTAGGATGAAAAGCTAAACTGTGGTAGGTAGAGAATCCTGCTGAAAACCCTGTATTTCCTACTACTTGCCAGTCTGTGCCATCAAAACGCATTACAGTAGCCTTACCCCCATTTTCATTATTACTATAGGCGACATAAGGCTCATTTGAAATAGGGTGAAAAGCTAAACTTTGATAGCTAGACGATCCTGCTGAAAATCCTGTACTACTTCCTACAGCTTGCCAATTCATACCATCAAAACGCATTACAGTAGTTTTATATCCATTTGACTCATCACTATAAGCGACATAAGGTTCATTTGAAGTTGGATGAAAAGCTAAACTTTGGAACTCTGATCTTCCTGCTGAAAATCCTTTATTTCCTATACTAGTCCAGTTTACTCCATCAAAACGCATCACCGTAGTCTTTCTACCATGTGCATCATCACTATAAGTAACATAAGGTTCATTTGAAACTGGATTAAAGACTATATCTTGATGGAATCCAATTCCTTCTGCTAATCCTTTATTATTTAATTCTAGCCATTCAGTATCATCAAAATTTATTAATGTGTTTTTATTTGAATTTGCAAAATCGCAATACGAAATATAGGGTTTATTTGAAGTAGGATGAAAAGCAAAATCTAGATAGATTGCACTAGCTGATGGAGCACTCCCTACCATTTGCCAACTTGTGCCATCAAAACGCATTAAAATAGCCCCATTCATATTTTCATAATTACTATATGCAACATAAGGCTCATTTGAAACAGGATGGAATGCTAGGCTTTGAAACTCTGCCTTATCTATTGAAAATCCAGCAGTTCCTACTAATTGCCAGTTTGTACCATCAAAGCGCATCACAGTAGTTTTGCGTCCATTTTGAGAATCACTATAAGCAATATAAGGTTCGTTTGTAGTAGGATTAAAAGCCAAACTTTGATAGATACCTGTTGGTACTACACTCCCAACCATTTGCCAACTAGTACCATCAAAACGCATTATAACAGTTCCATTCCCAACGAAATTTCCAGTTCCATCATCATATTCTCCACTATCATTGTAAGTAACATAAGGTTCTCCCGAAATAGGATGAAAAGCTAAATCTTGATGATAGGTATATCCTAATGAGAATCCAGCAGTTCCTACTAATTGCCAGTTTGTACCATCAAAACGCATTACAGTAGTCTTGTATCCATTTGCGCCATCTTGATAAGCTACATAAGGTTCGCCAGAAATAGGATGAAAGCCTATTTTTTGATATAATCCATTTGATCCAGCAGAACCTATACTTCCTACTAATTGCCAACTAGTACCATCAAAACGCATTACAGTATTTTCAGCAAAATTCACCTCATCACTATATACTACATAAGGCTCACCCGAAGTAGGATGAATAGCCATGTCATGGTAGCGTATTCGCCCAGCTGAAAAACCAGAGTTACCTACTAATCTCCAATTTGTACCATCAAAACGAGCTACAGTTATTTTATAACCCTTACTTCCATCATGATATGCTACATAAGGTTCGCCAGAAATAGGATGCATTGCTAGATTCTGTCTAATAGAATTTGCTTTTAAATAACCAATATCCCCAACATCTTCCCATTGAGCTAATAAAGAATTTGTATTGAAGAAGAAAGTAATAAAGAATAAAAAACTTAAAACAAGCATGGTTTTTTTACTCAAAAGTGGTAGAAGAATGTGCTTCATTAGAATTGAAAGGAAAGGTGAAAATAAAATAAAAGAAGATCTAAATCTATAATTATACTGATAGTTAGATTTTTATACGGCTGCAAAGGTAAAGCAGAGTTTTTAATAAAACAAAATAATTGTAGTTATTTCTTGTTTTATTACATAAGTGACTTTAAATTTTAATAGAGGTAATTTTATTTTTGGAGCAAAATGTAATTTCATTGTGTCTTAAAACTATTTTTATATATAATAAATTAGTGGTTATAAGATTAGTAAAATAGGAATTAGATAAATTATCTTTTACTTTTTTTGATTTAAACAATTAAGAAACCTAACTTTGGAAAGTAACTCAAATACATAATAAAAGCACAAAAAAAATAGCTAAAAACAAATGTTCGCAACCTCACAAATAGAAATCAGCAAATCAGCCCTTCAAAATAACTATGATTTTTTAAGAAAATTAATAGGAGAAAAAACAATACTTTCTTCTGTAGTAAAAGGAAATGCCTACGGACACGGATTAGAAAATTTTATTCCTTTAGCAGAATCGTGTGGAATCAATCATTTCTCTGTTTTTTCAGCAGATGAAGCATTTTATGTCCAGAAGTTAAAAAAAGACGATTCAGAAATTATGATTATGGGAATGATAGGAAATGAAGAACTAGAATGG
This is a stretch of genomic DNA from Bernardetia sp. MNP-M8. It encodes these proteins:
- a CDS encoding choice-of-anchor D domain-containing protein → MKKIILLLFLFVLFISNNLTAQSNALNFDGTDDFVEMHSDFSIPTAFSSFLTIEFWVKTSGTEQTIMSKEGVFNIHTTDEGKLGLAMEIDGEGSYFIESNNVIADGNWHHISITKKGSSVYEFTLWVDGIPQSDREITFNDFVQTSNTFFLGKDDSAVDPLDSFEGELDELRIWDISRSCDAIYSNINNEIDPLSESFLIAYYTFNQGTPEGDNSITPAVDNLIDYSANNREGILTNFALSGTTSNWVTGNSIITGITPNSSPKLFLSGNSLYIPEGNTPIEESYTDFGTVNGIAFGYYTIQNLGVNDLTINNITINDGGTGQFILTSPTISTPPIDILASCSNFLSLDIEFTPINGNYGEQTAIVTIESNDGGITNTYSFNIKAIATPQIRISDDVGIISSGSSTVDFGTINRCNTITKTFTIENIRGSALELSGNVEISGDTYFEVTSQPTISVIDGVAQATFTISYTPTEAAQQRATVAIYSNDEDTNPFMFQVQGTGNTGTYPNYDWIEAEQSFSTSTTPFYDLKIAQDGSPYVAFQNASGTTSVRKYNGTNWLDVAGTEISSDIAINQSMVITREGTIYVAYNNSVAEVIVMEFDGTTWTNISDGGAFISSSSSSLQLALDKEEDLFLAYQDNSIKAQVVKYDDQQWENIGGDASDGQANFISLAINNNGNPVIAFRDFNNGLKTSVREYNGDGGWGYIGSPGFSSQTSTMQSISIDKNNYIYVAYNESGATKVAFYEGVWIEIGSSLPTLNSIVGNLLVDLEATPYLTLIENVGSTNDVRVKKYNGSDWTNLAINTGTSTSSPVIDFNTNGVLHIAYQDNIDNTGTLKKYIPNYSEINVQGNSTDIVNGDTSPSTTDDTDFGSISTNLAKTYTIINDGGTPLNITSIAISGTNAGDFAISSTPTSIANSDSEDFIITFTPTNFGTRNATVIINTDNCETPSYTFDIQGTGLKPDIFVKEQDSDTEVINGSSAMSGGNTDFGSVEECSNNSLDKTFVIRNDGNADLTISSITTDNIQFAVTSSISSIISGSEATFVVTFDPENIGTQTAMIQISTNDPDEEPYTFQVIAEGLDDTEVPTVINPANQTVSVNTSSCTFDNDIASSPIQNVSATDNCNGTLIYNYFINGQTVNDLTNQVFNLGVTTVIYTVSDGTNINNDPSNTFTVTVIDPVEINVQGNNITISNNDVTPSPSDDTDFGDVGISSTKTVTYNIQNTGTEDLNISSIGFLNTVLGFETDVISPFTISAGSSQTFDVRFTPLTIDSYTNTIVISSNDCEDGTYSFDIQGQGVVGQEINLTGNGTTIADGDITPDPSDHTIFPTTLTCGSASSTRTYTIESIGSTDLTIDNITLNTSTGDFTLSNLPTDFPSNPIVLAPTQSYSFDVVFNPSVTGSQIALVNIENNDIDENPYNFNIQAEGINDTQAPSLVAMQDFTRNTNPTDCFYTNQTTSTTQQIPNGTASDNCRVSAYNYLLSGATLGSLNSLENVEFNTGITTITWTASDENGNTASPNTFTITVVDNKIPSIEAPSSISINADLYTCTADSTGLDIGNPIVSDNCLVRIFNDAPALFPLGETTVIWTAIDSAGNTATDEQVVTIIEQFFVSPSDSLILVDIYNQTGGQNWVTSWDLTTPVSTWNGIEIGCGQIISIDLSNNNLVGTLPTSILGLSQINAPSFSLKIQGNRLSFGSSENFVGQIPNFTYSPQAKIYSPTTEIISEGESITFNSATEGDFTFYQWYKDQTPINGANAETFTITNAIPSDAGVYFCTIKNSVSNQLTLERHSIKLIVEGFLNETDSLALVAIFNETGGNTTWNRKWNLTNPVATWEGVTLSGNKLTELDLSSRNMIGTLPDVFDAELFSELRYLSFFDNDLEGQIPSTIGNMTTLTYLDLDKNNFEGAVPASFGNLINLQALWLSRNNLDELPDEIGSLAKVRNLYLNENNFAAIPETIGNLSELLVLNISDNDLKELPNSITNLAKLIQLYANQNFISVLPTGIENLNSLVTFEININNLNSLDIGLLQLNNLKELRVAENELEFDDLLPFANSNFNVFDYAPQAPINEEMDILALPNSSVFFTIQTQGNGNIYQWLKDGNPISTLQNFTLNQVQNTDRGIYTALITNPNLADLTLKRRSVSLNIECQSGLSFEIKQPLQTVFCQEQPFGIKLTINADFTANNQIRWRKDGIVLAFANEKTYIVTQAGTYTAEVLTANGCTALSNKIEITTLPNPEVSILLINEKVLESTINSQETVTYQWLKDGNPIENGFESSYTPTQTGEYSLLVLTESGCSSVSEIIIFTDITTGIEEPKELQDLVLFPNPNNGSFFIDFGTNTPNGDSKFILIDAIGRIINVKTEQISSTRYKAKTNNLAGGIYYLQIQTKDGITFRKFVIEE